DNA from Candidatus Stoquefichus sp. SB1:
AACACCAGAATTAAAGGAGATGGAAGCAAAAATTCTCAGTGCTAATGATAAAATTGTTGCTTTAGAATATGAAATTTTTGTTCAATTGCGTGAATATATCAAAAAAGATGTTCATTTGATTCAGGATGTAGCAAGTATTGTTGCACAAATTGATGTTTATCAGTCATTAGCTTCTAAAGCAAGTCATAATGCTTATGTTCGACCTGTTTTTAATGATCAGCATATTATAGATATCGAAAATGGAAGACATGGTGTTATTGAACAAGTGATTTCAAGACAAAAGTATGTACCTAATGATTTACATATCCATGAGGATGCACCTATTTTATTAATTACAGGACCTAATATGGGTGGAAAATCAACTTATATGAGACAAATTGCCTTGTGTGTTATTATGGCTCAAATTGGCTCTTTTGTGCCATGTGATAGTGCGAATTTACCAGTTTTTGATCAGATTTTCACACGTATTGGGGCAAGTGATGACTTGATATCTGGACAATCAACTTTTATGGTTGAGATGCTAGAAGCTAATAATGCCTTACGTTATGCAACTCGTGATTCTCTCATTATTTTTGATGAAATTGGTCGTGGAACAGCAACATTTGATGGAATGGCGATAGCACAATCTATGATTGAATACATTGCAACTCATATCAAGTGTATTACTCTTTTTTCAACTCATTATCATGAATTGACTATGATGGATGAAAGTTTCCATATCCAAAATGTTCATGCAAGTGCATCAGTAGAGGGAGACCGTATTGTTTTCTTATATCAAATCAAACCAGGACGTTCTCATCGCTCTTATGGAATTAATGTTGCTCAGTTAGCTAAATTACCTGATGAAGTGATTGCTCGTTCTAAAATTATTTTAAAATCTTTAGAAGATAATAATATTGAAACTGTTATCAGTGAAACACAAGAACAACCCGAGATGATAGTTCAAGAAAGCTTAGTTGAAAAAGCATTAGAAAGAATAGATCCAATGTCTTTATCACCATTAGATGCTTTAAGTACATTGATTGAATTAAAAAAATTATTATAAGTGAGGTGGTTAAATGGCAAAAATTAGACAGTTAGATGATATTTTATCTAATAAAATTGCAGCTGGAGAAGTTGTTGAAAGACCGGCTAGTGTTGTAAAGGAACTAGTTGAAAATAGTATTGATGCACTTGCTCATCGTATCGATATATATATTGAAGATGGTGGACTTCAAATGATTAAAGTGGTTGATAATGGTGAAGGTATGTCAAAAGAAGATGCCCGTCTTTGTTTTTCACGTCATGCGACAAGTAAAATAAAAGATGACCAGGATTTGTTTAATATTATGACTTTAGGTTTTCGAGGAGAAGCTATACCTTCTATTGCTTCAGTCAGTCATTTTGATTTAAGAACATCAACTGGTGAAGCAGGTTATTTTATGATATATGAATTTGGGAAGTCTCTTCAAGAAGGTATATGTGATTTACCAAAAGGCACACAGATTACGATCACTAAAATCTTTCAGAATGTTCCCGCCCGTTTAAAGTATTTAAAATCAGTTAATAGTGAGTTTGCTGCTATACACCAGTATGTTGAAAGAATTGCCTTAGCATATCCTCATATTGCAATACGATTATATCATAACGAAAAATTGATTTTTCAGACAAATGGAAAAGGCAATTTGTTGGAAGTCATTGCCAGTATGTATGGTATTGCAACAGCTAAAAATATGATTCCTGTTGAATTTGAAAATGATGAATTTCAAATTCAAGGATATGTTAGCAAAATTGATACTTCGCGAGCATCAAAGACAAATATTATCACTTTGGTGAATCATCGTTATGTAAAAAATGCAATGAGTATTGATGCAATTAACAATGCTTATCGAGCATATTTGGCTGATAATCGTTATCCTATTGCTGTTGTCAATATAGAGGTTGATCCTTATTTAGTAGATGTTAATGTTCATCCATCTAAATTAGAGGTCAGATTTTCTAAAGAATACGAATTACGTGAGCTGATATATAATGGTGTATCAAATGCTCTTCAACAGGTTAATTTAACATATCAAGTCAAAAATAAACAAACAGAACGTGAAACATTTAAACCACAATTAGATCAAGTGACTTTTGATTTGCCTGAAGAAACTCCTGTTTTTCATAAAGAAGAGGCAATTGTACAAAAAGAAGATTTGGCACAGCAAAAGAATTTACTTAAAGAACCCCAAACAGCATATACTCATGTTCAACAAAGAGATGAGACAATTGAAGAAAGCAGTCATACACCTATATCAACAATCCAACAAAGACCAATTCAAGAAAAAATTTATGCAAAAGCACAAATTCATGGAACTTATTTAATTGGTGAAAATGAAAAAGGAATGTATATGGTTGATCAGCATGCTGCTCAAGAAAGAATTAACTATGAGTATTATAAGGAACAGTTTTCACATCTTGATTTAACTATGCAGCCATTATTAGTACCTTTGCAATTGGAATACCCAATGAGTGAATTTCTCATTTTAGAAGAAAGAAAAAGTGTTTTAGAAAAAGTAGGAATTCATCTGGAAGTTTTTGGTGAACATGGTTACATCTTAAGAAGTTTACCTTTATGGATGAAAAAAATAGATGAGAACATATTTGTAGATGAAATGATTCAGGAAATTTTACATAAAAATTACTTAGATGTTGTCTCTTTACAAGAACATGCTATTGCAACATTAAGTTGTAAAGCATCATTAAAAGCCAATACATATCTTTCTTTAAGTGATATGCAAACTATATTTGATAATTTAATGCGATGTGAGAATCCATATGTTTGTCCTCATGGAAGACCAACAATATTGTTTTATAGTGATTATGAATTAGAAAAATTATTTAAGAGGGTGATTTAAATGAAAAAAGGAATAACAAATATTATCTTTGAACTTGTTTTAGGTGCAGGGGTGATTATGTTAATGGGGTATTGGTTTGATGGTGTCTATGTGAAAGATTTTTCAGTTGCTTTTTTAGTAGCACTTGTTTTAGCTTTATTAAATACTTTTATTAAACCTATTTTGACAATTATTGCATTACCGATTACCATTTTATCATTAGGAATCTTTCAGTTGATTATTAATGGTTTTATTTTAACACTTGCAACGGATATATTAGCACCTGATTTTCAAATTGCATCATTTGGATTAACAATTGTTGCATCAATTTGTATATCTATTTTGTATAGTTTGTTAGGGATTGGGAAACTCGATGACTAGAGTAATTGTTGTTGTTGGGCCAACGAGTGTTGGTAAAACGAAAATGGGTGTTGAATTAGCTAAAGCGCTGAATGGTGAAATTATTAGTGGTGATTCTATGCAAATTTATAAAGATATGAATATAGGAACTGCTAAGGTCACAACATCAGAGATGGAAGGAATTCCACATCATTGTATTGATATTTTAGAACCAACTTGTGCATATAGTGTTAAAGATTTTCAGGATGCTGTACGTTTTTGGATAGATGATATAACAGCGCGTGGAAAGACTCCAATTATTGTCGGAGGAACTGGATTGTATATTAAAGCCGCACTTTATGATTACAAGTTCAGTGAGACAGAAGATAATCATGATATGTTTAGAAAAAAGTATAAGGATTATGATAATGAACAACTCTACAATTATCTTTTCTCTATTGATGAAATGAGTGCTAAAGAATTACATCCTAATAATCGTCAAAGAGTCTTAAGAGCTATTGAAATCTATGAACAGACTGGGCGTAAGAAAAGTGAAATTGTTGATGAACAACAGCATATCTGTTTATATGATGCTTATTTTGTTGGGTTAACATTACAACGAGATCTTTTGTATGAAAGAATTAATCAGAGAGTTGATTTGATGAAAGCTGCTGGTTTGGAAAGAGAAATAAGACAACTTTATAATCAGGGATTAAAGAGAACACATCAAAGTATGAAAGCAATTGGTTATAAAGAGTGGTTTGATTACTTTGAAGGAAACATATCAAAGGATGAAGTTTATGAACTGATCAAAAAACATTCGCGCCAATATGCCAAAAGACAATATACATGGTTTAAAAATCAGTTTGACGTGCACTGGTATAATGTTGATCTTCAAAAGTTTTCAAATACAGTCCAAGCTGTTTTACAAGATATTCAAGAATAATATTTTTAATGATATTCTTTGTTATTGATTTAAATTATTTTATAAAAAATATTTCAAAGACGAAATGAATAGACATGATAAATGTATCTTTGTTTTGTCTTTTTTTATCAAGTCAATCTATTTGATAAGGTCATCTGCTCCTATTTAATAACATGCAACTGTTGGTTGTCAGATTTCAAAGAGTGAGTTGGTAGTTTTTCTGGTTGAATTTTGTATAATAGAAGCAAATAGGAGGGGAATTATGAAGTTACAAGAAAACTTAACAGTGTTAAGAAAACAAAAAGGTTTTTCGCAAGAAGATTTGGCATATCAATTAGGTGTTTCAAGACAATCAGTGAGTAAATGGGAATCAGGTATTTCAGTTCCAGAATTGGAACGATTAATTGAAATTGCTGATTTATTTGAAGTGACTCTAGATGAACTTGTGAAAGGAGAACAGACAAAAAAACAAGGGATAATCATGACTGATGAGCAACTTCATCGTGTCATTAGAAAATCAAGAGAATTTGAATATAAAAGTCGTCTTATGATTGGAAATATTCCACTTGTGCATGTTAATGTTGGATATGGTAAAAAAGTAGCCAAAGGTATAATAGCATTAGGTAATATATCAATTGGTGTGATTAGTATTGGTGGTATTGCAATTGGGTTATTAAGTTTGGGCGGTTTTGCTTTAGGCGCTCTGGCATTTGGAGGTGTTGCTATTGGGATAATGGCACTAGGTGGTGTTGCTTTAGGATATGTTGCACTAGGAGGACTGGCAGTTGGAATTTATGCATGTGGAGGATATGCCATTGCTAGTCAAATGGCATTTGGTGGTAAAGCAATAGGACATATTGCTATTGGAGCAAGTGTTCATGGTGATTATTGTCTACAAGGAACAAATTTCTCAAGTCAAGAAATAACACATTTTTTGCAGTCATTACCTGATAATATTCCTCAATGGATAAAAATATTTTTTTAACAGTAAAAATTAGAATAATCTATCAATATCAAAGGTAGACTAAAAGCCACATAAATGCTTTGTTTTTGTGGCTTTTTACATTCTTGCTAGTTTTTTTGTGAGTTTAATTTCCCTCGATTTTTCTTATTCCATTTGTATTGTTAATGATATATCCTCGTGTTTTTATCAAGTTGATTGACAATGAGGCTATTATCTCTATTTAGTACGATTGTAATTTCTGCACTATTAAATCTCCTCTTTTAAATATTTTCTTCCTGCATTTCAATGATTTGTACATTTGCTTTTGTTAGCTGTTCTCTTTTTTTGGAGAAACGTTCCATACTTTTTATACCAATATAAGTCAACGGAAAAATCACAGAGTATCCTAATTTTGAAGCATCTATTGCCGAGGAAGCAACACAACAGTTTCCGTCAATTCCAATACATTCTATATTATGGATTTTGTTCTCTTTTAATATTTCTAATAGGGTAGGATTACTGAAAATGCTGGATTTATCTTTTTCTACAATATAGTTTGATACAATTGTCAAGCCTTCGACAAACTCAGAAACGTATATCTTTTTGTTACGTCTGCCTACATTTTTTATATAGATAACTGTATCACCATGTCTTGAAGCAGTTGCTATACGTTCGTTGATTTTATCAATCAGTGTTTGGGAATAAAATTTATTTTTACTCTTTTCTCCAATATAGTCAGCTTGCATATCTATCACAATTAACGCTGTTTCATATTGCTTCATCTCATAACCTCCCAATTTTTTGTGATTCCATTATATAATATATAGGATGTGACATCAATGATTACAAAAATATATGTTCTTTTACTGTCAATGATATGATATTTATCGTTATATTCCTTGTGTTGCAGGTAATGTAGTCATAAATTTCATAATAAGTATAGAAGGAGTATACTTTTTTTAGAAAAACAGCTTGTTGTGTGTGATTTTTAACTATCTGTTCATCATTTTCATTGAGTAATGTTCTTTATATTATATTGTGGTGATATTAATAACAACATGTTATAATCAAGACAAGAGAAATAATGAGTAAAAGTGAGAACCAATGGCTATTTTGTATATTATGGCAGAGTGGTAAAAATCAAAAATTGTGAGGAACGTATATGATAGAAATTAGATATTTGAAAAGCTCTGATAAACAATTTTGGTATAGTCTTGATAAACATTTAGCAGAAGCAGAATTTATAAATAAGGTACATTCTAAAAGAGGCTATGTTATTTTAATGAATGATAAACCAATAGGGTTGTTAAGATATAATCTATTTTGGGATAATACTCCATTTTGTACAATGCTTATGATTGATGAAAATTATCGTGGAAAAGGTTATGGGAAACAATTAATAGAATATTGGGAACATGATATGAAAGCAAAGGGATATGGTATGTTGTTAATATCTACACAAGTTAATGAAACATCACAGAATTTTTATCGTAAATTGGGTTATAAGGATTGTGGCAGTTTAGTGATTGATGTTCCTGGTTATGCACAGCCTATGGAAATGTTTCTTATCAAAGCAATTTGATAAATTCCATTATGCTAGGGAGATGAAGGTGAGTATATGATACAATGAGAAATAACAAGTTGTCCTTTTGCTCACTATAGTTATGATATTTATCTGTTATGTTATAGGGATAAAAATGTTGTTGTAATAAATAGTTTTGAGAATGTATGTTATAAAGGCAGTACATTATTTATGGGAATTAAAAAATGTATTGAGATAGTATAATATTACAATACACTTAATACTCTTACTTAGAAGAATTAATAAAAAAATAGGACTTTTAAAGATTTGAGGTCCTATTTTTTATGATTTAAATCTTTGATTTTATGTGTTCGTCCATGTTTTAAAATACGACGATAATTTTCAGCTAAAGCTTTTTCATAATGACTCGTCATCCAAGGAATATAGAATTGTTCATTTTTAAGCTGTTCAGGCAGATATTGAATGTATTCCCATAGTTCGGGACGATTGTAATCATATTTTTCGTCTTCTGCTAAGCCTACAGGAGTGAGACGTAAATATTTTGGTGCAGGATAAGGATGTGTCGCTAATGAAGATAGAGCGGCATCTATCGCTGCTTCTGAGGACTTTGATTTAGGTGATAAACAAAGATCAATAATTGCACTTGCGATGGGAATGCGTGCTTCAGGGAAACCAATAACCTTTGCGGCCTGAAAAGCTAAAACTGTCCTCATACAAGCATTTGGATTGGCTAAACCAATATCTTCATAAGCAGTAGTAATAACTCGTCTTTCTAGTGATTCAAGGTCATTTGCTTCAATTAATTTACCTAAATAATACATAGCTCCATTAGGATCACTTCCACGAATTGATTTCTGTAAACCACTGAGGGTATCATAATATTGATCTTCATCTTTATCAAACTGAGCATTTGCTTTCCCAAGAGCATTCTTAATCATTTCCAAAGTAATCAGATTATCTTCACTTAAGATACTTGCAACTTCTAGACAATTATATGCAAAGCGAATATCTCCACTACTTAATTTAGCAATTGCTTCTAAGACACCATCCTCAACATGATAGATATTATTCAATCCATTTTCACTCATTAAAGAACGATTAAGTCCTTCAATAATATCTTCTTGTGATAATGGTTTGACTTCAACAATTTGACAACGAGAACGAATAGCTGGGTTAATGGAATGATAAGGATTGGCAGTTGTACAACCGGCAATAATCAATAAACCGTTTTCAATGTGTGGTAATAAGTGATCTTGTTTATCTTTATTTAAACGATGAACTTCATCAATAATGACAAATAATTCACCACTCATTTTAGCTTCCTCTATAATTATATCCATTTCTTTTTTGTTTCCAGTTGAAGCATTAAAAAGACGATAAGGAATATCTAAATCATTAGCAAGTGCACTTGCTAATGTTGTTTTTCCACAGCCAGGTGGACCATATAAAATTGTTGACATAGGATGCTTTTTTTTAACAAACTGTGTAAATAATGCTTTTTCTCCAATAAGATGCTTTTGTCCTAAAACATCTTTTAATGATTTAGGACGCATACGATGTGCTAAAGTTGTAGCCATAAAATCTTTCCTTTTCTTATAAATTTGTTTATAATAAGTATAGCATTTTTAAATGAATAATGATAGGAGCGAGTTATGAAAGTTGTTGTACAAAGAGTAAAAGAAAGTTCTGTAACAATTGATGGAGAAGTCAAAGGTCAAATTGGAAAAGGTTTTATGTTATTGGTTGGCTTTAGTAATGATGATAATACAAGTATTATTGATAAAATGATTGATAAAATCATTCATTTGCGTGTATTTGAAGATGAGCAGGGGAAAATGAATTTATCTTTATCTGATATAAATGGAAGTATTTTATCTATTTCGCAGTTCACATTGTATGCTGATTGTCGTAAAGGACGTCGTCCTGGTTTCACCGATGCAGCAAAACCAGATATAGCCATTCCACTTTATGAGGACTTTAATCAAAAAATAAAAGAAGCAGGGATACATATTGAAACAGGTGTTTTTGGAGCTGATATGAAAGTTGCGCTTATTAATGATGGACCAGTGACAATTATTTTAGATAGTCGTGATATATGTAAATAAATTTGAGTTGTTGTCATAAAGACTCTATGCAAACTTTAAAATAACTCATATAATATATGAGAATAATATTTGCGGTTTGTAATGTCTATGTTCTTATTGAAAAGAACAATGAAATGATCTTATTTAAAGGGAAAAGTTTATCATAAAAGATAGACTTTTCTTTTTGATTGAAAAAAGTATCTTTTTATAAGATACTTTTTTACAGAGTAATTAAATATCTCTGGGGTTTTTACTGGCACTCAAATTTATTGGGGTGCCTTTTCTTTTTATATTGTTTCTTCTTTTCATTTCTATGGGGTTCTTTCTCTTTATATTTTCTCTAAATCATTATATGATTATTTTATAAAATTTACAGAAAGAAAATGGATAAACAATCGCCCCGACCAAAGTTTGATTATTTATCCTGTCCTATTGAAGAACACTATGATAATAATTCAAACTCACAAAAAAATCAAGCCTTTCAATCAGTTTGTTTATGACAGATTGATTAGAAGCATCAACTTCAATAAAATTGAGTGCTCCAGTTGTCATTCCCACAGCTGGACTTTTCATGCCTACTATGATCGTCATACTGATTTCTTCAATAGAGATATTGTTATCAGAATACTGAGAGTTCAATGCACTGATTGCGGTGTGACTCATGCAGTTCTTATTCAGGAAATGATTCCCTATTCAATTGCCGATTTCTCTGTTATCTGTTCATCTGTCAATTATTCTCAGTTCACTTATTCCTCTCATCGCTTTTTTCTCATCCATAAATATCACGATATCCCCCTTAGATACATAACCTTATGCTGGATGAACCGCAGAAATCATCCTTGTCTTTTCTATTTTCCCACATGACTTTTGTATGCCTTTCCCTTTTTCTATGTTACTTTTGTCTTAGAAACAAGATGAAAGGAGATTTTTATATGAAGGCTATCGATGCACCACCTCTTTTGGAAGATGGTGAACTGCTCAATACTACCATTATGCCTATTATTTCCGAAAATGATATTCTCAAGTTCTTCAATCTTGAAAAAGATGATATTCAGGAATTCAGAATCACCCATCAGTCAGATGGAATTTACATCTGCATCAGACTGAATGTCAAATATCATCAGTGTCCTGTATGTGGTCAGATGACTGATAAAATTAAGGATTATTCTCAAAAAAAGATTATTCATTCCGTTCTTAATTATTCCCAGTGCTTTATCATATACGAAGCCAGAAGATATCGCTGTCCTCACTGTCACAAAACATTCTTTGAACACAATCCCTTTGTATTTGGAAGTTCCAGAATCTCTGTAGCGACTGTATCCAATATCCTCAGAGATCTTAAGCTTCCCAATGAAACATTCACATCTGTTGCCAGGCGTTATCATGTTTCAGTAACCTCCGTCATCAATATCTTTGATGATCATGTCCGTATTTCCAGGAGACCTCTTCCTGCATGTCTGGGTATTGATGAGGTTTATGCATTCAAGACTTATAAAAGCAAATTTGTCTGTGTGCTGGTTGACTGTACTGACCAGAAGATTGTTGATGTCCTGCCAACACGTAAAAAGGATGACCTGATCAGCTACTTTATGCTTATTCCCAGAGAAGAGCGTGAAAAGGTGCTGTACTGTTCGTTTGACATGTGGGAAACCTACAGGATTGTTGCCAGACACGTCTTTCCCAATGCAAGCTGCTGTATCGACAAGTTTCATGTTGTTCAGGAACTGGGGCGAAGAATGGATAAAGTCAGAATATCAGCTCAGAAAAAGTACATGACACAGATCAGGGAACTTCAACAAAAAAAGAAGAATATCGGCCTTACAAAAGAAGAGGAATATATATACGAGGAAGCATCCAGACACTACTATGTGCTTAAAAAATTTAACTGGATGTTCATCTCAACTGACAACAGAATATTTGATCCCAATGAGGAAAAGAGATACAACAGAAGACTGGAAGGATACTACAACTATTATGATCTGTTTGATTATATGGTGAAGTATGACAGAGAACTTGATATCGCCTATGACCTTAAGGACAGTGTTACCCGTTTCTACAGACAGTGTCATTATGAAGACGCAAAGAAAAAACTGGAAGAAATCATTATCGACTTCAGGTGCTGTCCTATAGAAGAGATGAGCCAGTTCGCCAACACTCTGACAAGATGGAAGCAGGAAATCATCAATTCCTTTATGATTGTAGACAGGGAGAAAAACAGAAAGATGAATACTGCGATTGTAGAGAACCGCAATAAAAGCATCAAGCTGATCAAACATGCATCAAATGGATACCTGAACTGGGAACGTTTCAGAAACAAAATCTTATTTTCACTTAACAGTGATACAACCTATTATCTCAATATTATAAAAAAGGAGGACAAATAATAATGATAAAGACATACAAGCTTATTCTGGAGGACGATGAGAATAGGATTCTTGAAGAAGATGAAGTTCTGGAAGAAATACTGGAAGACATAAGTAATATGTATAGAAGAATCATGATAATATCTTCAAAAGTAGATAAGATTTTAGAAAAATCCAATGAACGATTCTAATTAAAAAAGTCTATACAAAAAAGTGGGGTCAGTTAAGCCCCACTTTATTTGATAGATGAGATTCACGAAATCCCAAGTTATTTTAGATTACCTTTTTACATAATTGTTTTTATTTTAGCTGCTATATTTGTCAACAATAGCATTCATGATATCCCATTTTTTCTCCATATCTTCAACCAATTTAAATTGTGTTCTACAGCGATCCAAATTGTGTGTAGCATATTTTGTTTTAAAATAAGTATCACCTTGCAGATAATCGGTTAAAAAACGGATACCACATTCAAGTGTCATTACTTTTGCACCAAGTGGTAAAGCTTTTATCTCGGCTTGACTAAGACGACCATTACATCCCTCAATAAATCCTTTGGTATAGACTTCAAATAAATGCATATCACATTCAATTAATGATAAATCTTTCTCATCTTCAGCTCCAGTACTGGCACCAAAACGAATAGAATCACCAAAATCATTAATAGATAAACCTGGCATAACTGTATCTAAATCAATCACGCATATCCCTTGATGTGTTTTATCATCAATTAAAACATTATTTAATTTTGTGTCGTTATGTGTAACACGTAGAGGCAGTTCACCATTTTTTTGCATATCACTTAAAATATGTGTATCTTCTACATGTTTATAAACAAAATCAATTTCTTTTTGGACATCTTTTGCACGCTGACAGATGTCTTCTTTGACAGCTTTTTGAAAAACTTGGAAACGTGCAGCAGTATTATGAAAATCAGGAATTGTTTCATGGAGTGTATGAGCAGGATAATCTGCTAATAAACTTTGGAACTTTCCAAAAGCTAGTGCACTTTGATAAAAATCTTCTTCACTTTCGACTTCATCATATCCAGTTGCACAAGTGATAAAATGATATGCACGCCAGTATTCACCTTGACTATCTTGATAATAGGGTTTTCCAGATTTATTGAGAATGACAGTTAGTGTTTCTCTTTCTGGATCTCCACCATTTTGAATGATTTTTTTTCTTAAAAAATCAGTCACATTCATTATATTTTCCATGAGTTCAACAGGTTTTTTAAAGACATTTGTATTCATTCGCTGCAAAATAATAGGTACTATACCCATATGTTTTATTTTATATTCCAATAAATATGTGTCATTAATATGGCCACTACCATAGGGGCAAGCGTTAATGATTTCACCAACAAAATCAAAATGTGAAATAACTTCGTTAAGGATTGGTTCATTAATCATTGTTTCTCACCCCATAACATTGTAGGATATATACCATCTTTTTTCATCTTTTCAATGGCTTCTACGATTATTGGTTTGTCTTCTTTATAAGTGACCCCATACCATTGATTGGCTGTTGTTAAAACTTCAACTGTTGCCTTTTTTT
Protein-coding regions in this window:
- a CDS encoding phosphotransferase enzyme family protein; the encoded protein is MINEPILNEVISHFDFVGEIINACPYGSGHINDTYLLEYKIKHMGIVPIILQRMNTNVFKKPVELMENIMNVTDFLRKKIIQNGGDPERETLTVILNKSGKPYYQDSQGEYWRAYHFITCATGYDEVESEEDFYQSALAFGKFQSLLADYPAHTLHETIPDFHNTAARFQVFQKAVKEDICQRAKDVQKEIDFVYKHVEDTHILSDMQKNGELPLRVTHNDTKLNNVLIDDKTHQGICVIDLDTVMPGLSINDFGDSIRFGASTGAEDEKDLSLIECDMHLFEVYTKGFIEGCNGRLSQAEIKALPLGAKVMTLECGIRFLTDYLQGDTYFKTKYATHNLDRCRTQFKLVEDMEKKWDIMNAIVDKYSS